One genomic region from Cydia strobilella chromosome 27, ilCydStro3.1, whole genome shotgun sequence encodes:
- the LOC134753560 gene encoding small integral membrane protein 12 → MWPILMQFLRSNAPYLTLPFAAIIGVVGYNLEGYFSDRYTPYSKAIGDQRLERQEDNMLADPTNVEKLKYKENVLGKNVSPSLQK, encoded by the exons ATGTGGCCAATACTAATGCAGTTTCTCCGGAGCAATGCTCCCTATTTGACACTCCCCTTTGCGGCCATCATCGGCGTTGTAGGATACAACTTAGAGGGATACTTCTCTGATAGATACACTCCTTATAGCA AAGCGATAGGAGACCAGAGACTAGAGAGGCAGGAGGATAACATGCTCGCAGACCCGACTAATGTAGAGAAGCTGAAGTATAAAGAAAATGTTTTAGGGAAAAATGTATCACCGTCGTTACAAAAATAG